A single Tuberibacillus sp. Marseille-P3662 DNA region contains:
- the mnmA gene encoding tRNA 2-thiouridine(34) synthase MnmA has protein sequence MEKRREDTRVVVGMSGGVDSSVTALVLKEQGYDVVGIFMKNWDDTDENGVCTATEDYEDVARVAGQIGIPYYAVNFEKQYWDKVFTYFLDEYKAGRTPNPDVMCNKEIKFKAFLDHALNLGADYVATGHYARVDRSRGQAQLVRGVDHNKDQTYFLNQLSEHQISQVMFPLGELEKTEVRDIAKKHDLATANKKDSTGICFIGERDFKTFLSNYLPAQKGEIRTIDGEFKGYHDGLMYYTNGQRQGLGIGGPGGPWFVCGRDLDQNILYVAPGGNHPALFSEGLMAEKVNWVNGRPDEDTIQCTAKFRYRQTDRSVTVIIEADDRVKVLFDEPQRAITPGQSVVFYDGDICLGGATIDTVFQNDYHRTFDFVTANA, from the coding sequence ATGGAAAAACGACGTGAAGATACTCGTGTTGTTGTCGGTATGTCCGGCGGTGTTGATTCCTCAGTAACAGCGCTTGTACTGAAGGAACAAGGTTATGATGTTGTCGGTATTTTCATGAAAAACTGGGATGATACGGACGAAAATGGGGTTTGCACAGCAACGGAAGATTATGAAGACGTTGCTAGAGTTGCTGGGCAAATCGGCATTCCTTACTATGCGGTGAATTTTGAAAAACAATACTGGGATAAAGTATTCACCTATTTCCTAGATGAATATAAAGCGGGCAGAACACCTAACCCTGATGTTATGTGTAATAAAGAAATTAAATTTAAAGCGTTTTTGGATCATGCATTGAATCTTGGTGCTGATTATGTTGCTACGGGTCATTATGCCCGCGTAGATCGCAGTCGTGGTCAAGCACAATTGGTTCGCGGTGTTGATCATAATAAAGATCAAACCTATTTTCTTAATCAATTGAGCGAACATCAAATTAGCCAAGTTATGTTTCCGCTGGGTGAGCTTGAAAAAACTGAGGTTCGTGATATCGCGAAAAAACACGATCTAGCAACAGCTAATAAAAAAGATAGTACAGGCATTTGTTTCATTGGTGAACGTGATTTTAAAACCTTTCTAAGTAACTATTTACCAGCACAAAAAGGTGAAATCAGGACGATTGACGGTGAGTTTAAGGGTTACCATGACGGATTGATGTACTATACCAATGGTCAACGTCAGGGGCTTGGTATTGGGGGTCCCGGCGGTCCGTGGTTTGTGTGCGGTCGTGATCTTGATCAAAATATTTTATATGTCGCTCCAGGCGGCAATCATCCTGCCTTGTTTTCCGAAGGCTTAATGGCTGAAAAGGTGAACTGGGTGAACGGTCGACCCGACGAAGATACGATTCAATGCACTGCTAAATTCCGTTATAGACAAACCGACCGATCGGTAACAGTCATCATTGAGGCGGATGATCGGGTGAAAGTGCTGTTTGATGAACCGCAGCGGGCGATTACTCCCGGGCAGTCGGTGGTTTTCTATGATGGTGATATTTGTCTCGGTGGTGCGACTATTGACACCGTTTTTCAAAATGACTACCACCGGACATTCGACTTTGTCACAGCCAATGCGTAA
- a CDS encoding cysteine desulfurase family protein: MNAIYLDHAATTPVHPDVIEQMSHVYRETFGNPSSIHQFGRVAQKRVDDARRAVAKTIGASPGEVVFTSGGTEADNLAIVGAAHANQDHGRHIITTSVEHHAVLNTCQALEEQGFDVTYLDVDERGRIDIDDFKAKVRDDTILVSVMYGNNEVGTIQPVQEIGEFLADKPALLHTDAVQAFGVVDMNVSELQVDLLSMTAHKINGPKGIGFLYIKDGTKLVSHQHGGEQERKRRAGTHNVPGIVGLSEALSIASHQREARVDDYRRYQQVLLDVFDEYGIDFAINGDPEHGLAHILNAYFPGTHVESLLMNLDLSGVAVSSGSACTAGSMDPSHVLTAMHGTNSDRPESSIRISFGLHNDDENVREAAEVIAKTVKRLTK; the protein is encoded by the coding sequence ATGAACGCAATTTACTTGGATCATGCCGCGACAACACCGGTTCATCCTGATGTGATTGAACAGATGTCGCACGTTTATCGGGAGACATTTGGTAATCCATCCAGCATTCATCAATTCGGGCGTGTTGCGCAAAAACGTGTTGATGATGCGCGAAGAGCGGTTGCAAAAACCATTGGGGCATCGCCGGGTGAAGTCGTGTTTACGAGTGGTGGGACAGAAGCCGACAATCTTGCCATTGTCGGTGCGGCCCATGCGAATCAAGATCATGGACGCCACATTATTACGACGTCCGTTGAACATCATGCGGTTTTGAACACATGTCAAGCCCTTGAGGAACAGGGGTTTGATGTGACGTATTTGGATGTTGACGAACGTGGTAGGATAGACATTGATGATTTTAAGGCCAAAGTCAGGGACGATACCATTCTCGTCTCAGTGATGTATGGTAATAATGAAGTCGGTACGATTCAACCGGTGCAAGAGATAGGTGAGTTTCTCGCTGATAAGCCTGCTTTGCTGCATACGGATGCGGTGCAGGCCTTTGGTGTGGTCGACATGAATGTCAGCGAGCTACAGGTTGATTTGTTATCGATGACGGCTCATAAAATTAATGGACCTAAAGGGATCGGTTTTTTATATATAAAAGATGGAACGAAGCTTGTTTCTCATCAACATGGTGGTGAACAAGAGCGCAAGCGGCGGGCGGGGACGCATAATGTTCCTGGTATCGTCGGTCTAAGCGAAGCCTTGTCGATTGCCTCTCATCAACGTGAGGCACGTGTAGATGATTACAGACGCTATCAGCAAGTGCTCTTGGATGTGTTTGACGAATACGGGATAGACTTTGCTATTAATGGCGATCCTGAACATGGTTTGGCACACATTTTAAACGCTTATTTCCCGGGAACGCATGTAGAATCACTGCTCATGAATCTGGATTTATCGGGGGTGGCTGTTTCCAGCGGTTCAGCGTGTACAGCCGGTTCGATGGATCCTTCACATGTGTTGACAGCTATGCACGGAACAAATTCCGATCGTCCGGAAAGCTCGATTCGGATCAGTTTTGGCTTGCATAATGATGATGAGAACGTTCGTGAAGCCGCCGAAGTGATAGCGAAGACAGTGAAGCGGTTGACGAAATAG
- the recD2 gene encoding SF1B family DNA helicase RecD2 — translation MVEVVEGRQTDEDNYIKGTPYRVIFKNDDNAYTVMRVKVEETNEDLDDKDIAVIGHFPVIHMHESYHFTGTIQVHPRYGKQYEVQYYKKLLPESEEGMIQYLSGDLFPGIGQKTAESIIHTLGENAVSKIIDSPECLNDVPKLPDDKAKQLYNTLMEHQGLERIMLTLSKYGFGPQLSMKIYQTYGNETVEIINDNPYCLVHDVDGIGFQRSDELAQSLGMDRDHPNRIHAAMIYLLTEEAMNNGHVFLPIDDIIEATLKLLNQPTPIINEGQVMQEIDVLEEEGKLVIEDEHIYLPSLYFAEKGVVTSISHLAEEPSPQAEFSETEFLEALGSLEERLDIQYAPSQRKAIQTALASPVMLLTGGPGTGKTTVIKGMVEVYAELNGLSLNLKDYKDDEDYPFILIAPTGRAAKRMGESTGLPAVTIHRLLGWKGEAGFDHDDENPIAGRLLIIDEMSMVDLWLTNQLFKSLPDNIQVVIVGDEDQLPSVGPGQVLKDFLDAEVIPTVRLTDIYRQEDGSSIIELAHHIKDGLIPETLTQPQIDRRFFKCRQRDIIDAICQVCENAVSKGYAPRDIQVLAPIYKGNAGIDAINQALQDLFNPDSDDKKTITYGDKVYRVGDKVLQLMNEPESNVFNGDIGEIVAIIKAKETKDKIERVVVSFDGNEVSYVKKDLNQLTLAYCCSIHKSQGSEFPIVVLPIVKGYHRMLKRNIIYTAVTRSRSYLIICGDSSAFEQAINRSDVDRRHTVLADKLVERLQEETTHIEDVAEPELTSGQKTDGYD, via the coding sequence ATGGTAGAGGTTGTTGAAGGGCGCCAAACTGATGAAGACAATTATATAAAGGGCACCCCCTATCGTGTGATTTTTAAAAACGATGATAATGCTTATACAGTAATGCGTGTCAAAGTAGAAGAGACAAATGAGGATCTGGACGATAAAGACATCGCAGTCATCGGTCACTTTCCCGTCATTCATATGCATGAAAGCTATCACTTTACGGGAACGATTCAAGTTCATCCCCGTTACGGCAAGCAGTATGAAGTGCAGTATTATAAAAAGTTGTTACCGGAATCCGAGGAAGGTATGATTCAATACTTGTCGGGTGATCTATTTCCGGGAATTGGTCAAAAAACAGCGGAGAGCATCATTCATACCCTTGGGGAAAATGCAGTCTCCAAAATCATTGATTCACCCGAATGTCTGAATGATGTGCCGAAACTTCCCGATGACAAAGCTAAGCAGCTGTATAACACATTAATGGAACACCAGGGGCTAGAAAGAATCATGCTTACTCTGTCAAAATATGGATTCGGTCCGCAATTGTCGATGAAAATCTATCAAACCTACGGGAATGAAACGGTGGAAATAATCAATGATAATCCCTATTGTCTCGTACATGATGTTGACGGTATCGGGTTCCAGCGGTCGGATGAACTTGCTCAATCATTAGGTATGGATCGTGATCATCCCAATCGCATCCATGCAGCTATGATTTATTTGCTGACCGAGGAAGCGATGAATAATGGGCACGTCTTTCTTCCCATTGATGATATCATCGAGGCGACATTGAAATTACTGAATCAACCCACACCCATTATTAATGAAGGCCAAGTTATGCAAGAAATCGATGTCCTTGAGGAAGAGGGAAAGCTCGTCATTGAGGATGAGCATATCTATTTGCCGAGTCTTTACTTTGCCGAAAAAGGTGTGGTTACGAGTATTAGTCACTTAGCTGAAGAGCCGTCGCCGCAGGCGGAATTTTCCGAGACTGAGTTCTTAGAGGCGTTAGGATCGCTTGAAGAACGCTTGGATATCCAATATGCACCCAGCCAGCGGAAGGCGATTCAGACGGCCTTAGCCTCGCCTGTTATGTTGCTGACAGGTGGCCCTGGAACAGGAAAAACAACTGTCATTAAGGGAATGGTGGAAGTCTACGCTGAATTAAACGGTCTGTCCTTGAATCTTAAAGATTACAAAGACGACGAAGATTATCCGTTTATTTTAATTGCGCCGACCGGTCGTGCCGCCAAGCGGATGGGAGAATCAACCGGGCTACCAGCTGTGACGATCCATCGATTATTGGGCTGGAAAGGTGAAGCCGGTTTTGATCATGATGATGAAAATCCAATTGCAGGCCGATTGTTAATCATTGATGAAATGTCAATGGTTGACTTATGGCTAACCAATCAATTATTTAAATCACTCCCAGATAATATCCAAGTTGTGATTGTAGGTGATGAAGATCAACTACCTTCCGTAGGTCCTGGGCAAGTCTTGAAAGATTTTCTTGATGCCGAAGTGATTCCGACCGTACGGCTAACAGATATCTACCGGCAGGAGGATGGCTCATCGATTATCGAACTTGCTCACCATATTAAGGATGGTCTCATTCCCGAGACATTGACCCAGCCGCAGATCGATCGCCGTTTTTTCAAATGCCGTCAGCGCGATATTATCGATGCGATTTGCCAAGTCTGCGAAAATGCTGTCAGTAAAGGTTATGCACCACGGGACATCCAGGTGCTTGCTCCCATCTATAAAGGGAATGCCGGTATTGATGCGATCAACCAGGCGCTACAAGATTTATTTAACCCTGATAGCGATGATAAGAAAACAATCACGTATGGTGATAAGGTTTATCGCGTGGGTGATAAAGTTTTACAGCTCATGAATGAACCTGAATCCAACGTCTTCAATGGCGATATTGGAGAGATTGTCGCCATTATTAAGGCAAAAGAAACGAAAGATAAAATTGAACGAGTGGTTGTATCCTTTGATGGGAATGAAGTGAGCTATGTTAAAAAAGACTTAAATCAATTGACGTTAGCTTATTGTTGTTCGATTCATAAATCTCAGGGAAGCGAATTTCCAATTGTCGTCTTGCCGATTGTCAAAGGCTATCACCGAATGCTTAAGCGCAATATTATTTATACAGCTGTCACGCGCAGTCGTTCCTATCTCATTATTTGTGGTGACAGCTCGGCCTTTGAGCAAGCGATTAATCGCTCCGACGTTGATCGCCGTCATACGGTATTGGCTGATAAACTCGTGGAACGTTTGCAAGAAGAGACGACTCACATTGAAGATGTTGCCGAACCTGAGCTCACCAGTGGGCAAAAAACCGATGGATACGATTGA
- the alaS gene encoding alanine--tRNA ligase: MEPSLTSAEVRQKFLDFFTEKGHKVEPSAPLVPHEDPTLLWINSGVATLKKYFDGRVVPDNPRMANAQKAIRTNDIENVGYTARHHTFFEMLGNFSIGDYFKEEAIQWAWEFLTSKDWIGFEPEKLAVTIYPNDDEAYDIWHDKVGIPDERIIRLEENFWDIGEGPCGPNTEIFYDRGPAYGDDPSDPEMFPGGENERHLEIWNLVFSQYNHNPDGSYTPLPKKNIDTGMGLERMVSVIQDAKTNFDTDLFMPMIHEIESISGMSYGEQNAKDTAFKVITDHVRAVTFAIADGALPSNEGRGYVLRRLIRRAVRFSMELGIERPFMYELVDKVADIMKAFYNELPDKTAFIQKIIRSEEERFHETIHEGLQILTGILERDDAKAEKVVSGQDVFKLYDTFGFPVELTQEYAEQAGFAIDLEGFEQELEMQRNRARQARQSTDSMQVQSETLRNITTSSDFVGYDQSEAETTVTVMLKNDEIVQQAVSGEEVQVLLDRTPFYAESGGQVADQGYLFNDEASLVMQDVQKAPNGQHLHTVRIDEGTLHTGDRLTADIDEQERADTEKNHTATHLLHQALKDVLGEHVNQAGSLVAPDRLRFDFTHFDKTTEEDIQRIETIVNQKIWANIPVEVMEKQLDEAKAMGAMALFGEKYSDVVRVVRVGDYSLELCGGCHVNNTAEIGLFKIVSDAGIGAGTRRIEAVTGQYAFRQLNQSAAQLNQIADQLKTNVQQIPERIETLQQTIKDLEKENESLTAKLGNAEVNDLVHNIKDINGVKVLAEQVNGQDMNGLRGMVDQLKQNMDSGIVVLAAVNDGKVQLIAGVTDDLVQAGYHAGKLIKEVATRCGGGGGGRPDMAQAGGKNPDEVIGALHYVYEWIENQQ, translated from the coding sequence ATGGAGCCATCGTTGACATCAGCTGAGGTCAGACAAAAATTTCTAGATTTTTTTACAGAAAAAGGGCATAAAGTTGAACCAAGTGCCCCATTAGTCCCGCATGAAGATCCAACACTATTATGGATTAACAGCGGTGTAGCTACTTTGAAAAAGTATTTTGATGGCCGGGTTGTCCCGGATAACCCTAGAATGGCTAATGCACAGAAGGCGATTCGAACCAACGATATTGAAAATGTCGGTTATACGGCAAGGCATCACACATTTTTTGAAATGCTAGGTAATTTTTCTATTGGTGATTATTTTAAAGAAGAAGCCATACAGTGGGCATGGGAATTTCTCACGAGTAAGGATTGGATTGGTTTCGAACCGGAGAAATTAGCTGTCACGATCTATCCAAACGATGATGAAGCTTATGATATCTGGCATGATAAAGTTGGGATTCCCGATGAACGGATTATCCGTTTAGAAGAAAATTTTTGGGATATCGGTGAAGGGCCATGTGGTCCGAATACGGAAATTTTTTATGACCGTGGTCCTGCTTATGGCGATGATCCGAGTGATCCAGAAATGTTCCCAGGTGGGGAAAATGAACGTCATCTGGAAATTTGGAACTTAGTTTTTTCACAGTATAATCATAACCCTGATGGCAGTTATACGCCGCTTCCAAAGAAAAATATTGATACAGGTATGGGTCTGGAACGAATGGTATCGGTCATTCAAGATGCTAAGACCAATTTTGACACTGATTTGTTTATGCCGATGATCCATGAAATTGAATCCATTTCTGGAATGAGTTATGGTGAACAAAATGCAAAGGATACGGCTTTTAAAGTGATTACCGATCATGTACGCGCGGTGACCTTTGCCATTGCTGATGGTGCTTTACCTTCCAATGAAGGTCGTGGTTATGTATTAAGACGACTGATTCGCCGGGCCGTTCGATTTTCGATGGAGCTCGGAATTGAAAGACCATTTATGTATGAATTGGTTGATAAAGTCGCTGATATTATGAAAGCATTCTACAACGAATTGCCGGATAAAACAGCGTTTATTCAAAAAATTATTCGTTCTGAGGAAGAACGATTTCATGAAACGATTCATGAAGGTTTACAAATTTTAACGGGTATTTTGGAACGAGATGATGCTAAAGCCGAAAAGGTTGTTTCAGGACAAGATGTCTTTAAATTGTATGATACCTTTGGCTTTCCGGTTGAACTTACTCAAGAATATGCCGAACAAGCAGGATTTGCTATTGATTTAGAAGGATTTGAGCAAGAACTTGAAATGCAGCGGAACAGAGCCCGTCAAGCCCGTCAAAGTACTGATTCAATGCAAGTCCAAAGTGAAACGTTGCGGAATATAACGACTTCAAGTGATTTCGTTGGCTATGACCAATCAGAGGCTGAAACAACCGTTACTGTCATGTTGAAAAATGATGAGATCGTCCAACAAGCCGTTTCTGGAGAAGAGGTTCAAGTATTATTAGATCGGACACCTTTCTATGCCGAAAGTGGTGGGCAAGTAGCTGATCAGGGATACTTATTTAATGATGAAGCGTCTCTTGTGATGCAGGATGTCCAAAAGGCGCCAAATGGTCAGCATTTACACACAGTCAGGATTGATGAGGGCACACTTCACACCGGTGACCGTTTGACAGCTGATATCGATGAGCAAGAAAGAGCCGATACTGAAAAGAATCACACAGCAACCCATCTATTGCATCAGGCATTGAAGGATGTTCTTGGTGAGCATGTCAATCAAGCGGGCTCACTTGTGGCCCCGGATCGTTTGCGGTTTGATTTCACACATTTTGATAAAACGACTGAAGAAGACATTCAACGGATTGAAACGATTGTTAACCAAAAAATATGGGCCAATATTCCTGTTGAGGTGATGGAAAAACAATTAGATGAAGCAAAAGCCATGGGCGCGATGGCTTTATTTGGTGAAAAATATAGTGATGTTGTCCGCGTTGTTCGTGTCGGTGATTACAGCTTAGAACTTTGTGGTGGCTGCCATGTTAATAATACGGCGGAAATTGGTTTATTTAAAATTGTATCCGATGCAGGTATTGGCGCAGGAACACGCCGGATTGAAGCTGTTACAGGGCAATATGCATTTAGACAATTGAACCAAAGTGCTGCACAATTAAATCAAATCGCTGATCAACTCAAAACAAATGTTCAGCAGATTCCTGAACGAATTGAAACTTTACAACAGACAATTAAAGATTTGGAAAAGGAAAATGAGTCCTTAACAGCGAAATTAGGTAATGCAGAAGTTAATGACTTAGTTCATAACATCAAAGATATTAATGGTGTTAAAGTATTGGCGGAACAAGTTAATGGACAAGATATGAATGGACTGCGCGGTATGGTTGATCAACTAAAGCAGAATATGGATTCAGGAATTGTGGTATTGGCTGCAGTTAATGATGGCAAGGTTCAGCTTATAGCCGGTGTCACAGATGATCTTGTCCAAGCCGGTTATCACGCTGGCAAACTGATCAAGGAAGTTGCTACCCGGTGTGGCGGCGGTGGTGGTGGCCGTCCAGATATGGCTCAAGCTGGAGGCAAAAACCCCGATGAAGTGATCGGAGCCCTTCATTATGTATACGAGTGGATCGAAAACCAACAATAA
- the cymR gene encoding cysteine metabolism transcriptional regulator CymR — protein MKISTKGRYGLTIMMALARKHGSGPTSLKSIAEQHRLSEHYLEQLIAPLRNAGFVNSIRGAYGGYVLAKDPSEITSADIIRVLEGPIRPVEVMDDDEPAKQELWIKIRDAVKNVLENTTLKDLIEFDRHDNMQDPYMFFI, from the coding sequence GTGAAGATTTCTACAAAAGGTCGTTACGGGTTGACCATCATGATGGCGCTGGCGAGAAAGCACGGTAGTGGGCCGACGTCGCTTAAATCGATTGCCGAACAACATCGGTTATCAGAACATTACCTTGAGCAGCTAATTGCGCCCTTAAGGAACGCTGGTTTTGTCAATAGTATCCGGGGAGCCTACGGTGGATATGTCTTAGCTAAAGATCCGTCTGAGATTACGAGTGCAGATATTATTAGAGTATTGGAAGGCCCGATTCGTCCAGTTGAGGTTATGGATGATGACGAGCCGGCCAAACAGGAATTATGGATTAAAATTCGTGATGCTGTTAAAAATGTTTTGGAAAATACAACGTTGAAAGATTTGATTGAATTTGATCGTCATGATAATATGCAAGATCCGTATATGTTCTTTATTTAA
- a CDS encoding AI-2E family transporter produces the protein MKPRSSAEWLRRLSILLIALISVYMAIQLLPYFKMVIGNLLRMLTPFFIALLIAYLLHPFVNYLQRGMPRPVAILIIYTTFFGVMIYALIKGMPYVITQLKHFAEQIPDWIQVYRKHVNDIYLATSNWPETLHDNFDQILSSVENTLKSFIHGVVSWLQGLVKSFFTILLIPFLVFYFLKDADKMRRYFWHIVPESWRPTGRELTHKIDQQLGNFIRGQLLVCAALIVVAFIGLWFLDVPYPLILGMFIGITDIIPFFGPIIGAVPAILIAATVSVKTVILVGVLILVIQFLEGNIISPLIVGRSVHVHPVWIMLSLVVGETFAGILGLLLAVPIFLAIRVIVNHYAEQRKKIDKGI, from the coding sequence ATGAAGCCACGATCGTCAGCAGAATGGTTACGTAGGCTCTCCATCCTCTTAATCGCGTTGATTTCTGTATATATGGCGATACAATTGCTGCCTTATTTTAAAATGGTTATTGGCAATCTACTAAGAATGCTGACACCGTTTTTTATTGCGCTTCTTATTGCGTATTTGTTACATCCGTTTGTGAATTACTTGCAGCGCGGTATGCCACGGCCTGTGGCGATTCTGATCATTTATACCACTTTTTTTGGGGTGATGATCTATGCGCTTATCAAGGGTATGCCTTATGTAATTACGCAATTGAAGCATTTTGCTGAACAAATACCGGATTGGATTCAAGTTTACCGAAAACATGTGAATGATATCTATCTTGCCACGTCCAATTGGCCGGAGACGCTTCATGATAACTTTGATCAAATCCTGTCATCAGTGGAAAACACCTTAAAATCTTTTATTCACGGTGTTGTTTCTTGGTTGCAAGGTTTGGTTAAATCTTTTTTCACTATTCTTTTGATTCCGTTTCTTGTTTTTTACTTTTTAAAAGATGCCGATAAAATGAGGCGTTATTTTTGGCACATTGTACCGGAAAGTTGGCGACCAACAGGCAGGGAATTGACGCATAAGATTGATCAGCAATTAGGTAACTTTATCAGAGGCCAATTATTGGTGTGTGCGGCCTTAATAGTTGTCGCATTTATCGGTCTTTGGTTCCTTGATGTCCCTTATCCGCTTATCTTAGGGATGTTTATCGGGATTACCGATATTATCCCGTTTTTTGGGCCCATCATTGGTGCAGTGCCGGCGATTCTTATTGCTGCGACGGTTTCCGTAAAAACCGTCATTCTCGTTGGGGTTCTCATTTTGGTGATTCAATTTTTAGAAGGCAATATCATTAGCCCTCTGATTGTGGGTAGGAGTGTCCATGTTCATCCTGTGTGGATTATGTTGTCACTGGTCGTTGGTGAGACTTTTGCCGGAATTTTAGGGTTGCTTTTGGCAGTTCCAATATTTCTAGCCATTCGAGTGATTGTTAACCATTATGCTGAACAGCGAAAAAAAATTGACAAAGGAATCTGA
- a CDS encoding tetratricopeptide repeat protein: MSDLIEQGLQFWEQQKYEKAAQAFNDYIETYPDDPVGYTNFGNLLTTMQQPEKALNFYHRALQLDETHAPAYYGYGNTLFNSGEYHEAIKQYTETISHGFEDGDVHYMIGQAYSNLGQALMALVHFQRSLEWRPDDTEARFQYGLCLSKTGYVDMAVQQWNHVISEQPEHADAFYNLGVAYSYKDDTEAAKNYFSQALAIQEDHMLASHALKQLVKNQQNNES, encoded by the coding sequence GTGTCTGACTTGATTGAACAAGGTTTACAGTTTTGGGAACAACAAAAATATGAAAAAGCGGCGCAAGCCTTTAATGATTATATCGAAACCTATCCGGATGACCCGGTTGGCTATACCAATTTTGGCAATTTGTTAACTACCATGCAGCAGCCGGAGAAAGCCCTCAACTTTTATCACAGGGCTTTGCAACTGGATGAGACTCATGCGCCGGCGTATTATGGGTACGGAAACACACTTTTTAATAGCGGTGAATACCATGAGGCGATTAAACAGTATACAGAAACGATCAGTCATGGGTTTGAAGATGGTGACGTTCATTATATGATTGGACAGGCATATAGCAATCTCGGTCAAGCATTAATGGCCCTTGTACATTTTCAGCGTTCGTTGGAATGGCGTCCGGACGATACAGAAGCCAGGTTTCAATATGGTCTTTGCCTGTCAAAGACGGGATATGTCGATATGGCCGTTCAACAGTGGAATCATGTTATTTCTGAACAACCAGAACATGCTGACGCTTTTTACAACTTGGGTGTCGCTTACAGTTATAAAGATGATACGGAAGCCGCAAAGAACTATTTTAGTCAGGCGCTGGCGATTCAAGAGGATCATATGCTGGCGTCTCATGCCTTGAAACAACTTGTGAAAAATCAGCAGAACAATGAATCATAG
- a CDS encoding IreB family regulatory phosphoprotein: protein MDQTMKFNFNEEPESREAKEVLLQVYQALHSKGYNPINQIVGYLLSGDPAYIPRHQDARNLIRKIERDEIIEELVKSYLDQHGEG, encoded by the coding sequence ATGGATCAAACCATGAAATTTAATTTCAATGAAGAACCTGAAAGCCGTGAAGCAAAAGAAGTTTTATTACAAGTTTATCAAGCCCTTCACAGTAAAGGTTATAATCCGATTAACCAGATCGTTGGATACTTATTATCCGGTGATCCGGCTTATATTCCTCGACATCAAGATGCCAGAAACTTAATCCGCAAGATTGAACGGGATGAAATCATTGAAGAATTGGTGAAATCCTATCTAGACCAACATGGTGAGGGATAA
- a CDS encoding YczE/YyaS/YitT family protein, whose protein sequence is MKHVFLHKQNWLIRLWKWSFFIFGLLIMSLGIALMIEAHLGSAPWDVLHIGLYKHFGLTVGTWSVIVGCLIITTTSLLRRCFPETGALLNMVLVGAFIDLFLHFLAAPDSWAGKTGFLLIGILINGIGISVYISGDKGAGPRDTLMLYLTEKTGWKVSHIRRMMELCVLIAGWLMGGPVSAGTVLFGLTIGTLVGWFLPFFRKVMQTLVERGADSEDFYKRSLRVDHHDGAGEKAR, encoded by the coding sequence TTGAAACATGTATTTCTTCATAAACAAAATTGGCTGATTCGGCTATGGAAATGGTCTTTTTTTATTTTCGGCCTTCTTATTATGTCATTGGGTATTGCGTTAATGATTGAAGCCCATCTCGGCAGCGCGCCTTGGGATGTTCTTCATATTGGCTTATATAAACATTTCGGATTAACTGTAGGAACGTGGTCGGTCATCGTTGGTTGCTTAATTATAACAACAACGAGTTTGCTAAGGCGATGCTTTCCAGAAACAGGCGCCTTACTAAATATGGTACTTGTCGGTGCATTTATAGACTTGTTTTTACATTTTTTGGCGGCTCCTGATTCATGGGCTGGTAAGACGGGGTTTCTGCTTATCGGTATTTTAATTAATGGCATTGGCATCAGTGTGTATATTTCAGGTGACAAAGGTGCCGGCCCTCGGGATACGCTCATGTTATATTTAACCGAAAAAACGGGTTGGAAAGTGTCGCATATCCGACGAATGATGGAACTGTGTGTACTGATTGCTGGTTGGCTTATGGGCGGTCCGGTATCAGCTGGAACTGTCCTATTCGGATTAACGATCGGGACGCTTGTTGGATGGTTCTTGCCATTCTTCCGGAAAGTAATGCAAACTTTGGTTGAAAGAGGTGCTGACAGTGAAGATTTCTACAAAAGGTCGTTACGGGTTGACCATCATGATGGCGCTGGCGAGAAAGCACGGTAG